From Solea senegalensis isolate Sse05_10M linkage group LG7, IFAPA_SoseM_1, whole genome shotgun sequence, a single genomic window includes:
- the usp10 gene encoding ubiquitin carboxyl-terminal hydrolase 10 isoform X6 produces MAAHSNQYIFGEFTPDEINQFFVTPRCYVELPPFNDKVPCVSQSSAEDYQRIEFGVDEVMDSKPIGVNDPLYKVSSTLNPQAPEFILGCQSAQKAQQTLPSASDDPDDTHFNSLDGPDSEASALDNHQACQDMDGLPGSLGQREKKKKKKRPPGYYNYLDPSTGNSSSAVEGGAVTALVNGHALGGPHNSAEDMDSKGLTGAELSTPGPVSTAPSTAAAKFPPPSTANQRTCDSPDDSSLDFTSGAASLSDGNNTNSSCSSSSQSRGMTEGARTGDQQPDHLATQSPKLSDTPHSPRSKSPLPPSTAVATPPVATSITTTELEGGEVADSGVANGLAEPETLLSADGQKEDCESREQLQLVSPDSAAQTAVGDQAHSPVIPAAPPANLPKSWASLFHNSKPLPGGPQAFVEVKNVVEVVAPVPATPEQPEKVGEVREGPVHVSEDPMAPKLAELIENVKLIHKPVSLQPRGLINKGNWCYINATLQALIACPPMYHLMKSIPLHDETQRSCTSTPMIDNFVRLVNEFNNMPVPSKAKQQVVGDKVVKDIRPGVPFEPTYIYKLLTLIKSSLSEKGRQEDAEEYLGFTLNGLHEEMLALKKLISPQEEKASTPNGPESHAAVEEDVADKDEEGSEDEWEQVGPRNKTSITRQADFVRTPITDIFGGHIRSVVYQQNSKESATLQPFFTLQLDIQSEKIRTVQEALETLVARESVQGYTSKTKQEIEISRRVTLEELPPVLVLHLKRFVFEKTGGCQKLTKNIDYPVDLEISKDLLSSGVRSKVLKGQRTYRLFAVVYHHGNSATGGHYTTDVFHIGLNGWLRIDDQTVKVINQYQVVKQTAERTAYLLYYRRIDLL; encoded by the exons CAGAAGACTATCAACGCATTGAGTTTGGCGTTGATGAGGTGATGGATTCCAAGCCTATTGGGGTGAATGATCCTTTGTACAAGGTTTCGAGCACCCTCAATCCCCAGGCTCCAGAGTTCATCCTGGGCTGCCAGTCGGCCCAGAAAGCCCAACAGACACTTCCTTCAGCATCTGATGACCCAGACGACACCCACTTCAACTCATTGGATGGCCCTGACTCCGAGGCCTCGGCCCTGGACAATCACCAGGCATGCCAGGACATGGACGGACTTCCTGGTAGCCTGGGACAAcgtgagaagaagaaaaagaaaaagcgaCCGCCGGGGTATTATAATTACCTGGACCCGTCAactggcaacagcagcagtgcagtggaAGGGGGGGCCGTAACGGCACTGGTGAACGGACATGCACTCGGTGGCCCACATAACAGTGCTGAGGATATGGACAGTAAGGGATTGACAGGGGCTGAACTTTCCACCCCTGGACCTGTCTCCACAGCACCATCAACAGCTGCTGCCAAGTTTCCCCCCCCATCCACTGCCAATCAGAGGACTTGTGATAGCCCTGATGATTCTTCTTTGGACTTTACGAGTGGAGCTGCCTCTTTATCGGATGGCAACAATACAAATTCCTCCTGTTCATCCTCCTCTCAAAGCAGAGGGATGACGGAAGGAGCCCGGACTGGAGATCAGCAGCCAGATCACTTAGCTACGCAAAGCCCCAAACTTTCAGATACTCCACACAGCCCCCGCTCAAAGtcacctcttcctccttcaACTGCTGTGGCCACCCCCCCTGTTGCCACTTCCATTACGACTACTGAactggagggaggggaggtAGCAGACAGTGGGGTGGCCAACGGGCTCGCAGAGCCTGAAACTCTCCTTAGTGCAGATGGACAAAAAGAAGACTGTGAGAGCAGGGAGCAGCTTCAGCTGGTCTCCCCAGACTCTGCTGCCCAGACAGCAGTTGGAGACCAGGCCCATTCGCCTGTGATtccagctgctcctcctgcCAACCTCCCCAAGTCCTGGGCCAGCCTCTTCCACAACTCTAAGCCTCTTCCCGGGGGCCCCCAGGCCTTTGTGGAAGTAAAAAATGTTGTAGAAGTTGTGGCTCCTGTCCCTGCCACACCAGAGCAGCCCGAGAAAGTCGGGGAGGTCAGAGAGGGCCCTGTCCATGTATCAGAGGATCCCATGGCCCCTAAACTTGCAG AACTTATTGAGAATGTGAAGTTGATACATAAACCAGTGTCTTTGCAGCCGAGAGGACTGATCAACAAGGGAAACTGGTGCTATATCAATGCT ACCCTACAGGCCCTGATCGCATGCCCTCCCATGTATCACCTGATGAAGTCCATTCCTCTGCACGATGAAACGCAGAGATCATGCACCTCCACTCCCATGATCGACAACTT TGTGAGGCTGGTGAATGAGTTTAACAACATGCCAGTGCCATCGAAGGCCAAACAGCAAG TTGTCGGTGATAAGGTTGTGAAAGACATTCGGCCTGGTGTTCCCTTTGAACCGACTTACATTTACAAACTCCTCACTCTCATCAAGTCAAGTCTTTCTGAGAAG GGCCGACAGGAAGATGCAGAGGAGTATCTTGGCTTCACTCTCAACGGACTGCACGAAGAGATGCTGGCATTGAAAAAACTTATCTCACCTCAGGAAGAGA AAGCTTCAACACCCAATGGGCCTGAGTCTCATGCAGCGGTGGAAGAGGATGTTGCTGATAAGGACGAAGAGGGCAGTGAGGATGAGTGGGAGCAAGTGGGTCCCCGAAACAAGACTTCCATCACGCGCCAAGCTGACTTTGTCCGCACGCCCATCACTGATATCTTTGGTGGTCACATCAg ATCTGTGGTTTATCAACAAAACTCTAAAGAGTCGGCCACTCTGCAGCCTTTCTTCACCCTGCAGCTcgacatccagtcagagaagatCCGCACTGTGCAGGAGGCTCTGGAAACTTTGGTGGCACGGGAGTCGGTCCAGGGCTACACCTCTAAAACTAAGCAGGAG attgaGATCAGTCGGAGAGTGACTCTGGAAGAGCTGCCTCCCGTGCTCGTCCTTCACCTGAAGAgatttgtgtttgaaaagacTGGAGGCTGCCAGAAACTCACCAAGAACATCGATTACCCCGTTGACCTGGAAATCAGCAAAG ATCTCTTGTCCTCTGGAGTGCGGAGCAAAGTTTTGAAAGGCCAAAGAACTTACAGGCTCTTTGcag TTGTctatcaccatggaaacagtgCGACAGGCGGTCATTACACCACGGATGTCTTCCATATTGGTCTGAACGGCTGGCTGCGCATTGACGACCAGACGGTCAAGGTCATCAACCAGTACCAGGTGGTGAAGCAGACTGCAGAACGCACTGCCTACCTGCTGTACTACCGCCGCATCGACCTGCTGtag
- the usp10 gene encoding ubiquitin carboxyl-terminal hydrolase 10 isoform X3, with amino-acid sequence MAAHSNQYIFGEFTPDEINQFFVTPRCYVELPPFNDKVPCVSQSSGSYCTPAVPYIMESMGLQVCAEDYQRIEFGVDEVMDSKPIGVNDPLYKVSSTLNPQAPEFILGCQSAQKAQQTLPSASDDPDDTHFNSLDGPDSEASALDNHQACQDMDGLPGSLGQREKKKKKKRPPGYYNYLDPSTGNSSSAVEGGAVTALVNGHALGGPHNSAEDMDSKGLTGAELSTPGPVSTAPSTAAAKFPPPSTANQRTCDSPDDSSLDFTSGAASLSDGNNTNSSCSSSSQSRGMTEGARTGDQQPDHLATQSPKLSDTPHSPRSKSPLPPSTAVATPPVATSITTTELEGGEVADSGVANGLAEPETLLSADGQKEDCESREQLQLVSPDSAAQTAVGDQAHSPVIPAAPPANLPKSWASLFHNSKPLPGGPQAFVEVKNVVEVVAPVPATPEQPEKVGEVREGPVHVSEDPMAPKLAELIENVKLIHKPVSLQPRGLINKGNWCYINATLQALIACPPMYHLMKSIPLHDETQRSCTSTPMIDNFVRLVNEFNNMPVPSKAKQQVVGDKVVKDIRPGVPFEPTYIYKLLTLIKSSLSEKGRQEDAEEYLGFTLNGLHEEMLALKKLISPQEEKASTPNGPESHAAVEEDVADKDEEGSEDEWEQVGPRNKTSITRQADFVRTPITDIFGGHIRSVVYQQNSKESATLQPFFTLQLDIQSEKIRTVQEALETLVARESVQGYTSKTKQEIEISRRVTLEELPPVLVLHLKRFVFEKTGGCQKLTKNIDYPVDLEISKDLLSSGVRSKVLKGQRTYRLFAVVYHHGNSATGGHYTTDVFHIGLNGWLRIDDQTVKVINQYQVVKQTAERTAYLLYYRRIDLL; translated from the exons GAAGTTACTGCACTCCTGCTGTACCTTATATTATGGAGTCTATGGGACTGCAGGTTTGCG CAGAAGACTATCAACGCATTGAGTTTGGCGTTGATGAGGTGATGGATTCCAAGCCTATTGGGGTGAATGATCCTTTGTACAAGGTTTCGAGCACCCTCAATCCCCAGGCTCCAGAGTTCATCCTGGGCTGCCAGTCGGCCCAGAAAGCCCAACAGACACTTCCTTCAGCATCTGATGACCCAGACGACACCCACTTCAACTCATTGGATGGCCCTGACTCCGAGGCCTCGGCCCTGGACAATCACCAGGCATGCCAGGACATGGACGGACTTCCTGGTAGCCTGGGACAAcgtgagaagaagaaaaagaaaaagcgaCCGCCGGGGTATTATAATTACCTGGACCCGTCAactggcaacagcagcagtgcagtggaAGGGGGGGCCGTAACGGCACTGGTGAACGGACATGCACTCGGTGGCCCACATAACAGTGCTGAGGATATGGACAGTAAGGGATTGACAGGGGCTGAACTTTCCACCCCTGGACCTGTCTCCACAGCACCATCAACAGCTGCTGCCAAGTTTCCCCCCCCATCCACTGCCAATCAGAGGACTTGTGATAGCCCTGATGATTCTTCTTTGGACTTTACGAGTGGAGCTGCCTCTTTATCGGATGGCAACAATACAAATTCCTCCTGTTCATCCTCCTCTCAAAGCAGAGGGATGACGGAAGGAGCCCGGACTGGAGATCAGCAGCCAGATCACTTAGCTACGCAAAGCCCCAAACTTTCAGATACTCCACACAGCCCCCGCTCAAAGtcacctcttcctccttcaACTGCTGTGGCCACCCCCCCTGTTGCCACTTCCATTACGACTACTGAactggagggaggggaggtAGCAGACAGTGGGGTGGCCAACGGGCTCGCAGAGCCTGAAACTCTCCTTAGTGCAGATGGACAAAAAGAAGACTGTGAGAGCAGGGAGCAGCTTCAGCTGGTCTCCCCAGACTCTGCTGCCCAGACAGCAGTTGGAGACCAGGCCCATTCGCCTGTGATtccagctgctcctcctgcCAACCTCCCCAAGTCCTGGGCCAGCCTCTTCCACAACTCTAAGCCTCTTCCCGGGGGCCCCCAGGCCTTTGTGGAAGTAAAAAATGTTGTAGAAGTTGTGGCTCCTGTCCCTGCCACACCAGAGCAGCCCGAGAAAGTCGGGGAGGTCAGAGAGGGCCCTGTCCATGTATCAGAGGATCCCATGGCCCCTAAACTTGCAG AACTTATTGAGAATGTGAAGTTGATACATAAACCAGTGTCTTTGCAGCCGAGAGGACTGATCAACAAGGGAAACTGGTGCTATATCAATGCT ACCCTACAGGCCCTGATCGCATGCCCTCCCATGTATCACCTGATGAAGTCCATTCCTCTGCACGATGAAACGCAGAGATCATGCACCTCCACTCCCATGATCGACAACTT TGTGAGGCTGGTGAATGAGTTTAACAACATGCCAGTGCCATCGAAGGCCAAACAGCAAG TTGTCGGTGATAAGGTTGTGAAAGACATTCGGCCTGGTGTTCCCTTTGAACCGACTTACATTTACAAACTCCTCACTCTCATCAAGTCAAGTCTTTCTGAGAAG GGCCGACAGGAAGATGCAGAGGAGTATCTTGGCTTCACTCTCAACGGACTGCACGAAGAGATGCTGGCATTGAAAAAACTTATCTCACCTCAGGAAGAGA AAGCTTCAACACCCAATGGGCCTGAGTCTCATGCAGCGGTGGAAGAGGATGTTGCTGATAAGGACGAAGAGGGCAGTGAGGATGAGTGGGAGCAAGTGGGTCCCCGAAACAAGACTTCCATCACGCGCCAAGCTGACTTTGTCCGCACGCCCATCACTGATATCTTTGGTGGTCACATCAg ATCTGTGGTTTATCAACAAAACTCTAAAGAGTCGGCCACTCTGCAGCCTTTCTTCACCCTGCAGCTcgacatccagtcagagaagatCCGCACTGTGCAGGAGGCTCTGGAAACTTTGGTGGCACGGGAGTCGGTCCAGGGCTACACCTCTAAAACTAAGCAGGAG attgaGATCAGTCGGAGAGTGACTCTGGAAGAGCTGCCTCCCGTGCTCGTCCTTCACCTGAAGAgatttgtgtttgaaaagacTGGAGGCTGCCAGAAACTCACCAAGAACATCGATTACCCCGTTGACCTGGAAATCAGCAAAG ATCTCTTGTCCTCTGGAGTGCGGAGCAAAGTTTTGAAAGGCCAAAGAACTTACAGGCTCTTTGcag TTGTctatcaccatggaaacagtgCGACAGGCGGTCATTACACCACGGATGTCTTCCATATTGGTCTGAACGGCTGGCTGCGCATTGACGACCAGACGGTCAAGGTCATCAACCAGTACCAGGTGGTGAAGCAGACTGCAGAACGCACTGCCTACCTGCTGTACTACCGCCGCATCGACCTGCTGtag
- the usp10 gene encoding ubiquitin carboxyl-terminal hydrolase 10 isoform X5, with protein sequence MAAHSNQYIFGEFTPDEINQFFVTPRCYVELPPFNDKVPCVSQSSEDYQRIEFGVDEVMDSKPIGVNDPLYKVSSTLNPQAPEFILGCQSAQKAQQTLPSASDDPDDTHFNSLDGPDSEASALDNHQACQDMDGLPGSLGQREKKKKKKRPPGYYNYLDPSTGNSSSAVEGGAVTALVNGHALGGPHNSAEDMDSKGLTGAELSTPGPVSTAPSTAAAKFPPPSTANQRTCDSPDDSSLDFTSGAASLSDGNNTNSSCSSSSQSRGMTEGARTGDQQPDHLATQSPKLSDTPHSPRSKSPLPPSTAVATPPVATSITTTELEGGEVADSGVANGLAEPETLLSADGQKEDCESREQLQLVSPDSAAQTAVGDQAHSPVIPAAPPANLPKSWASLFHNSKPLPGGPQAFVEVKNVVEVVAPVPATPEQPEKVGEVREGPVHVSEDPMAPKLAELIENVKLIHKPVSLQPRGLINKGNWCYINATLQALIACPPMYHLMKSIPLHDETQRSCTSTPMIDNFVRLVNEFNNMPVPSKAKQQVVGDKVVKDIRPGVPFEPTYIYKLLTLIKSSLSEKMLCFQGRQEDAEEYLGFTLNGLHEEMLALKKLISPQEEKASTPNGPESHAAVEEDVADKDEEGSEDEWEQVGPRNKTSITRQADFVRTPITDIFGGHIRSVVYQQNSKESATLQPFFTLQLDIQSEKIRTVQEALETLVARESVQGYTSKTKQEIEISRRVTLEELPPVLVLHLKRFVFEKTGGCQKLTKNIDYPVDLEISKDLLSSGVRSKVLKGQRTYRLFAVVYHHGNSATGGHYTTDVFHIGLNGWLRIDDQTVKVINQYQVVKQTAERTAYLLYYRRIDLL encoded by the exons AAGACTATCAACGCATTGAGTTTGGCGTTGATGAGGTGATGGATTCCAAGCCTATTGGGGTGAATGATCCTTTGTACAAGGTTTCGAGCACCCTCAATCCCCAGGCTCCAGAGTTCATCCTGGGCTGCCAGTCGGCCCAGAAAGCCCAACAGACACTTCCTTCAGCATCTGATGACCCAGACGACACCCACTTCAACTCATTGGATGGCCCTGACTCCGAGGCCTCGGCCCTGGACAATCACCAGGCATGCCAGGACATGGACGGACTTCCTGGTAGCCTGGGACAAcgtgagaagaagaaaaagaaaaagcgaCCGCCGGGGTATTATAATTACCTGGACCCGTCAactggcaacagcagcagtgcagtggaAGGGGGGGCCGTAACGGCACTGGTGAACGGACATGCACTCGGTGGCCCACATAACAGTGCTGAGGATATGGACAGTAAGGGATTGACAGGGGCTGAACTTTCCACCCCTGGACCTGTCTCCACAGCACCATCAACAGCTGCTGCCAAGTTTCCCCCCCCATCCACTGCCAATCAGAGGACTTGTGATAGCCCTGATGATTCTTCTTTGGACTTTACGAGTGGAGCTGCCTCTTTATCGGATGGCAACAATACAAATTCCTCCTGTTCATCCTCCTCTCAAAGCAGAGGGATGACGGAAGGAGCCCGGACTGGAGATCAGCAGCCAGATCACTTAGCTACGCAAAGCCCCAAACTTTCAGATACTCCACACAGCCCCCGCTCAAAGtcacctcttcctccttcaACTGCTGTGGCCACCCCCCCTGTTGCCACTTCCATTACGACTACTGAactggagggaggggaggtAGCAGACAGTGGGGTGGCCAACGGGCTCGCAGAGCCTGAAACTCTCCTTAGTGCAGATGGACAAAAAGAAGACTGTGAGAGCAGGGAGCAGCTTCAGCTGGTCTCCCCAGACTCTGCTGCCCAGACAGCAGTTGGAGACCAGGCCCATTCGCCTGTGATtccagctgctcctcctgcCAACCTCCCCAAGTCCTGGGCCAGCCTCTTCCACAACTCTAAGCCTCTTCCCGGGGGCCCCCAGGCCTTTGTGGAAGTAAAAAATGTTGTAGAAGTTGTGGCTCCTGTCCCTGCCACACCAGAGCAGCCCGAGAAAGTCGGGGAGGTCAGAGAGGGCCCTGTCCATGTATCAGAGGATCCCATGGCCCCTAAACTTGCAG AACTTATTGAGAATGTGAAGTTGATACATAAACCAGTGTCTTTGCAGCCGAGAGGACTGATCAACAAGGGAAACTGGTGCTATATCAATGCT ACCCTACAGGCCCTGATCGCATGCCCTCCCATGTATCACCTGATGAAGTCCATTCCTCTGCACGATGAAACGCAGAGATCATGCACCTCCACTCCCATGATCGACAACTT TGTGAGGCTGGTGAATGAGTTTAACAACATGCCAGTGCCATCGAAGGCCAAACAGCAAG TTGTCGGTGATAAGGTTGTGAAAGACATTCGGCCTGGTGTTCCCTTTGAACCGACTTACATTTACAAACTCCTCACTCTCATCAAGTCAAGTCTTTCTGAGAAG ATGCTGTGCTTTCAGGGCCGACAGGAAGATGCAGAGGAGTATCTTGGCTTCACTCTCAACGGACTGCACGAAGAGATGCTGGCATTGAAAAAACTTATCTCACCTCAGGAAGAGA AAGCTTCAACACCCAATGGGCCTGAGTCTCATGCAGCGGTGGAAGAGGATGTTGCTGATAAGGACGAAGAGGGCAGTGAGGATGAGTGGGAGCAAGTGGGTCCCCGAAACAAGACTTCCATCACGCGCCAAGCTGACTTTGTCCGCACGCCCATCACTGATATCTTTGGTGGTCACATCAg ATCTGTGGTTTATCAACAAAACTCTAAAGAGTCGGCCACTCTGCAGCCTTTCTTCACCCTGCAGCTcgacatccagtcagagaagatCCGCACTGTGCAGGAGGCTCTGGAAACTTTGGTGGCACGGGAGTCGGTCCAGGGCTACACCTCTAAAACTAAGCAGGAG attgaGATCAGTCGGAGAGTGACTCTGGAAGAGCTGCCTCCCGTGCTCGTCCTTCACCTGAAGAgatttgtgtttgaaaagacTGGAGGCTGCCAGAAACTCACCAAGAACATCGATTACCCCGTTGACCTGGAAATCAGCAAAG ATCTCTTGTCCTCTGGAGTGCGGAGCAAAGTTTTGAAAGGCCAAAGAACTTACAGGCTCTTTGcag TTGTctatcaccatggaaacagtgCGACAGGCGGTCATTACACCACGGATGTCTTCCATATTGGTCTGAACGGCTGGCTGCGCATTGACGACCAGACGGTCAAGGTCATCAACCAGTACCAGGTGGTGAAGCAGACTGCAGAACGCACTGCCTACCTGCTGTACTACCGCCGCATCGACCTGCTGtag
- the usp10 gene encoding ubiquitin carboxyl-terminal hydrolase 10 isoform X1, translating into MAAHSNQYIFGEFTPDEINQFFVTPRCYVELPPFNDKVPCVSQSSGSYCTPAVPYIMESMGLQVCAEDYQRIEFGVDEVMDSKPIGVNDPLYKVSSTLNPQAPEFILGCQSAQKAQQTLPSASDDPDDTHFNSLDGPDSEASALDNHQACQDMDGLPGSLGQREKKKKKKRPPGYYNYLDPSTGNSSSAVEGGAVTALVNGHALGGPHNSAEDMDSKGLTGAELSTPGPVSTAPSTAAAKFPPPSTANQRTCDSPDDSSLDFTSGAASLSDGNNTNSSCSSSSQSRGMTEGARTGDQQPDHLATQSPKLSDTPHSPRSKSPLPPSTAVATPPVATSITTTELEGGEVADSGVANGLAEPETLLSADGQKEDCESREQLQLVSPDSAAQTAVGDQAHSPVIPAAPPANLPKSWASLFHNSKPLPGGPQAFVEVKNVVEVVAPVPATPEQPEKVGEVREGPVHVSEDPMAPKLAELIENVKLIHKPVSLQPRGLINKGNWCYINATLQALIACPPMYHLMKSIPLHDETQRSCTSTPMIDNFVRLVNEFNNMPVPSKAKQQVVGDKVVKDIRPGVPFEPTYIYKLLTLIKSSLSEKMLCFQGRQEDAEEYLGFTLNGLHEEMLALKKLISPQEEKASTPNGPESHAAVEEDVADKDEEGSEDEWEQVGPRNKTSITRQADFVRTPITDIFGGHIRSVVYQQNSKESATLQPFFTLQLDIQSEKIRTVQEALETLVARESVQGYTSKTKQEIEISRRVTLEELPPVLVLHLKRFVFEKTGGCQKLTKNIDYPVDLEISKDLLSSGVRSKVLKGQRTYRLFAVVYHHGNSATGGHYTTDVFHIGLNGWLRIDDQTVKVINQYQVVKQTAERTAYLLYYRRIDLL; encoded by the exons GAAGTTACTGCACTCCTGCTGTACCTTATATTATGGAGTCTATGGGACTGCAGGTTTGCG CAGAAGACTATCAACGCATTGAGTTTGGCGTTGATGAGGTGATGGATTCCAAGCCTATTGGGGTGAATGATCCTTTGTACAAGGTTTCGAGCACCCTCAATCCCCAGGCTCCAGAGTTCATCCTGGGCTGCCAGTCGGCCCAGAAAGCCCAACAGACACTTCCTTCAGCATCTGATGACCCAGACGACACCCACTTCAACTCATTGGATGGCCCTGACTCCGAGGCCTCGGCCCTGGACAATCACCAGGCATGCCAGGACATGGACGGACTTCCTGGTAGCCTGGGACAAcgtgagaagaagaaaaagaaaaagcgaCCGCCGGGGTATTATAATTACCTGGACCCGTCAactggcaacagcagcagtgcagtggaAGGGGGGGCCGTAACGGCACTGGTGAACGGACATGCACTCGGTGGCCCACATAACAGTGCTGAGGATATGGACAGTAAGGGATTGACAGGGGCTGAACTTTCCACCCCTGGACCTGTCTCCACAGCACCATCAACAGCTGCTGCCAAGTTTCCCCCCCCATCCACTGCCAATCAGAGGACTTGTGATAGCCCTGATGATTCTTCTTTGGACTTTACGAGTGGAGCTGCCTCTTTATCGGATGGCAACAATACAAATTCCTCCTGTTCATCCTCCTCTCAAAGCAGAGGGATGACGGAAGGAGCCCGGACTGGAGATCAGCAGCCAGATCACTTAGCTACGCAAAGCCCCAAACTTTCAGATACTCCACACAGCCCCCGCTCAAAGtcacctcttcctccttcaACTGCTGTGGCCACCCCCCCTGTTGCCACTTCCATTACGACTACTGAactggagggaggggaggtAGCAGACAGTGGGGTGGCCAACGGGCTCGCAGAGCCTGAAACTCTCCTTAGTGCAGATGGACAAAAAGAAGACTGTGAGAGCAGGGAGCAGCTTCAGCTGGTCTCCCCAGACTCTGCTGCCCAGACAGCAGTTGGAGACCAGGCCCATTCGCCTGTGATtccagctgctcctcctgcCAACCTCCCCAAGTCCTGGGCCAGCCTCTTCCACAACTCTAAGCCTCTTCCCGGGGGCCCCCAGGCCTTTGTGGAAGTAAAAAATGTTGTAGAAGTTGTGGCTCCTGTCCCTGCCACACCAGAGCAGCCCGAGAAAGTCGGGGAGGTCAGAGAGGGCCCTGTCCATGTATCAGAGGATCCCATGGCCCCTAAACTTGCAG AACTTATTGAGAATGTGAAGTTGATACATAAACCAGTGTCTTTGCAGCCGAGAGGACTGATCAACAAGGGAAACTGGTGCTATATCAATGCT ACCCTACAGGCCCTGATCGCATGCCCTCCCATGTATCACCTGATGAAGTCCATTCCTCTGCACGATGAAACGCAGAGATCATGCACCTCCACTCCCATGATCGACAACTT TGTGAGGCTGGTGAATGAGTTTAACAACATGCCAGTGCCATCGAAGGCCAAACAGCAAG TTGTCGGTGATAAGGTTGTGAAAGACATTCGGCCTGGTGTTCCCTTTGAACCGACTTACATTTACAAACTCCTCACTCTCATCAAGTCAAGTCTTTCTGAGAAG ATGCTGTGCTTTCAGGGCCGACAGGAAGATGCAGAGGAGTATCTTGGCTTCACTCTCAACGGACTGCACGAAGAGATGCTGGCATTGAAAAAACTTATCTCACCTCAGGAAGAGA AAGCTTCAACACCCAATGGGCCTGAGTCTCATGCAGCGGTGGAAGAGGATGTTGCTGATAAGGACGAAGAGGGCAGTGAGGATGAGTGGGAGCAAGTGGGTCCCCGAAACAAGACTTCCATCACGCGCCAAGCTGACTTTGTCCGCACGCCCATCACTGATATCTTTGGTGGTCACATCAg ATCTGTGGTTTATCAACAAAACTCTAAAGAGTCGGCCACTCTGCAGCCTTTCTTCACCCTGCAGCTcgacatccagtcagagaagatCCGCACTGTGCAGGAGGCTCTGGAAACTTTGGTGGCACGGGAGTCGGTCCAGGGCTACACCTCTAAAACTAAGCAGGAG attgaGATCAGTCGGAGAGTGACTCTGGAAGAGCTGCCTCCCGTGCTCGTCCTTCACCTGAAGAgatttgtgtttgaaaagacTGGAGGCTGCCAGAAACTCACCAAGAACATCGATTACCCCGTTGACCTGGAAATCAGCAAAG ATCTCTTGTCCTCTGGAGTGCGGAGCAAAGTTTTGAAAGGCCAAAGAACTTACAGGCTCTTTGcag TTGTctatcaccatggaaacagtgCGACAGGCGGTCATTACACCACGGATGTCTTCCATATTGGTCTGAACGGCTGGCTGCGCATTGACGACCAGACGGTCAAGGTCATCAACCAGTACCAGGTGGTGAAGCAGACTGCAGAACGCACTGCCTACCTGCTGTACTACCGCCGCATCGACCTGCTGtag